One window from the genome of Actinoplanes teichomyceticus ATCC 31121 encodes:
- a CDS encoding AAA family ATPase: MTGSLLVIVGPPAVGKMTVGEQIAARTGLRVFHNHMAIEPVLPFFTFGSPAFGRLVDGFRRNLIEEVAASDLPGMILTFVWAFDRPEDHEAVRGYIEPFRRRGGRILFVELQATQEERLRRNTEPSRLLAKPSKRDLEWSRRNLLEMDEQYRLTSDGAFDGRDDYLCVDNTRLSPAEAARLIIGHFAIPERSSRDAR, from the coding sequence GTGACCGGGAGCTTGTTGGTGATCGTGGGGCCGCCGGCGGTCGGGAAGATGACCGTGGGGGAGCAGATCGCGGCCCGGACCGGGCTGCGGGTGTTCCACAACCACATGGCGATCGAGCCGGTGCTGCCGTTCTTCACGTTCGGCAGTCCGGCGTTCGGGCGGCTGGTCGACGGGTTCCGGCGCAACCTCATCGAGGAGGTCGCGGCCAGCGACCTGCCCGGGATGATCCTCACCTTCGTGTGGGCGTTCGACCGGCCGGAGGATCACGAGGCGGTGCGTGGCTACATCGAGCCGTTCCGCCGGCGTGGCGGCCGGATCCTGTTCGTCGAGTTGCAGGCCACGCAGGAGGAGCGGCTGCGACGCAACACCGAGCCGTCGCGTCTGCTGGCCAAGCCGTCCAAGCGGGACCTGGAGTGGTCGCGGCGGAACCTGCTGGAGATGGACGAGCAGTACCGGCTCACCTCCGACGGCGCGTTCGACGGCCGCGACGATTACCTGTGCGTCGACAATACGCGTCTCTCACCGGCCGAGGCGGCCCGCCTGATCATCGGCCACTTCGCCATCCCGGAGCGGTCTTCCCGCGACGCGCGGTGA
- a CDS encoding polymorphic toxin type 17 domain-containing protein, whose protein sequence is MASAGNAARRESAEVAEGILARAARRLLKRAEQAGRKRGSAATRSAARSGTKGRIKDAGLPTRGRIRYVPPKGYNPSMPLPRGPGGGYVDRFGNEWVKGPSRTSGHEFEWDVQLRGKGRTQLGKWTRDGSHANVSLDGHITHK, encoded by the coding sequence TTGGCTAGCGCGGGCAACGCCGCGCGGCGGGAAAGCGCCGAGGTCGCCGAGGGCATCCTGGCCAGAGCGGCGCGGAGACTTCTCAAGAGGGCCGAGCAGGCCGGCCGGAAACGGGGCAGCGCAGCGACGAGGAGCGCGGCCCGGTCCGGGACCAAGGGCCGCATCAAGGACGCCGGCCTGCCGACCAGGGGCCGCATCCGGTACGTTCCGCCGAAAGGCTACAATCCTTCGATGCCACTCCCGAGGGGGCCTGGCGGCGGATACGTCGACCGTTTCGGGAACGAATGGGTCAAAGGGCCGAGCCGCACGTCCGGGCACGAGTTCGAGTGGGATGTGCAGCTCCGCGGCAAGGGCAGGACACAGCTCGGCAAGTGGACCCGGGACGGCTCACATGCCAATGTGTCGCTCGACGGTCACATAACGCACAAGTGA
- a CDS encoding YbaB/EbfC family DNA-binding protein, with protein sequence MADFGNTQIDQLLAQMRQTLDGLRAGPTTSPVTESPETVGEAAAGQVRAVMRDGRLDSLRLDPRMLRLPGEDLSAHIVVAVNAALAATRQQGSPNNPTTVDPDTLARQLREVQDASLRQMTAFGTAMNEALAQIRQAGEKR encoded by the coding sequence ATGGCAGATTTCGGCAACACGCAGATCGACCAGTTGCTCGCGCAGATGCGGCAGACCCTGGACGGGCTGCGCGCCGGTCCGACGACTTCGCCGGTGACCGAGAGCCCGGAAACCGTGGGAGAGGCGGCCGCGGGGCAGGTGCGGGCGGTCATGCGCGACGGCCGGCTGGACTCGCTGCGGCTCGATCCGCGGATGCTGCGGCTGCCCGGCGAGGATCTCAGCGCACACATCGTGGTGGCGGTCAACGCCGCACTGGCCGCAACCCGGCAGCAGGGGTCCCCGAACAATCCGACCACGGTGGATCCCGACACGTTGGCCCGACAGCTGCGCGAGGTGCAGGACGCCTCGCTGCGGCAGATGACCGCCTTCGGCACGGCGATGAACGAGGCGCTGGCCCAGATCCGGCAGGCCGGAGAGAAGCGGTGA
- a CDS encoding WXG100 family type VII secretion target, which produces MSAGIQVDTDGLRRAGQQLSQAAQRLDEEWFRFTSRVQSLGDIFGDDVVGGLIGASYQAAHDIADSCFVSVVEAFEGFGTGLEEAADNHAANEQDIADRFDRLMR; this is translated from the coding sequence GTGAGCGCCGGCATCCAGGTCGACACTGACGGGCTACGGCGCGCGGGTCAGCAGCTGAGCCAGGCTGCGCAGCGCCTGGATGAAGAGTGGTTCCGATTCACCTCGCGGGTGCAGTCGTTGGGCGACATCTTCGGTGACGATGTCGTGGGCGGGCTGATCGGCGCCTCGTACCAGGCCGCGCACGACATCGCGGACAGCTGCTTCGTCTCGGTGGTGGAGGCTTTCGAAGGATTCGGGACCGGCCTGGAAGAGGCCGCCGACAACCATGCGGCGAACGAACAGGACATCGCCGACCGATTCGACCGGCTGATGCGGTAG
- a CDS encoding S1 family peptidase, protein MRLLPRTLLTAASVLAAGLLSPAAATAAPPPDPDPGVGTMVVGGQPATENYPFMVYTSGCTGSLIKANWVVTAKHCPTPTSVRVGSINRSSGGTVVPVRRAVSHPRIDVKLFELASSVSYAPAPIPTASGAVGTATRIIGWGQTCAPRGCGSAPTVAHQLDTSIVADSRCAGIDAAYEICTNNTGGVAGACYGDSGGPQVRSVSGRWALIGVTSRAGNSSSTCATAPSIYGDLPSIRDWVNTQVGGLPA, encoded by the coding sequence ATGCGTCTCCTCCCCCGCACCCTGCTCACCGCGGCCAGCGTGCTCGCCGCAGGCCTGCTCTCCCCGGCCGCCGCGACCGCCGCGCCGCCGCCGGACCCCGACCCCGGCGTGGGCACCATGGTCGTCGGCGGCCAGCCGGCCACCGAGAACTACCCGTTCATGGTGTACACCTCCGGCTGCACCGGCTCGCTGATCAAGGCGAACTGGGTGGTCACCGCCAAGCACTGTCCGACCCCCACCTCGGTACGGGTCGGCAGCATCAACCGCAGCAGCGGCGGAACCGTCGTCCCGGTCCGGCGCGCGGTCAGTCACCCCCGCATCGACGTGAAGCTCTTCGAGCTGGCCTCGTCGGTCAGCTACGCCCCGGCGCCGATCCCGACGGCCTCCGGCGCGGTCGGCACCGCCACCCGCATCATCGGGTGGGGCCAGACCTGTGCGCCGCGCGGCTGCGGCTCCGCGCCGACCGTCGCGCACCAGCTCGACACGTCGATCGTGGCGGACAGCCGCTGCGCCGGCATCGACGCCGCGTACGAGATCTGCACCAACAACACCGGCGGCGTCGCCGGCGCCTGCTACGGCGACTCGGGCGGCCCGCAGGTGCGGTCGGTCAGCGGCCGCTGGGCACTGATCGGCGTGACCAGCCGGGCCGGCAACAGCAGCTCCACCTGCGCCACCGCGCCGTCCATCTACGGTGACCTGCCGTCCATCCGCGACTGGGTGAACACGCAGGTCGGCGGTCTGCCCGCCTGA